A region from the Manihot esculenta cultivar AM560-2 chromosome 13, M.esculenta_v8, whole genome shotgun sequence genome encodes:
- the LOC122721479 gene encoding uncharacterized protein LOC122721479 has protein sequence MRHHQKICKSKVVTQDDSQQKNVAHVADHEEEELFVATCLAANHSNDKWLIDSACTNHMTFDRDLFKDLDTSFISKVKIGNGEYIAAEEKGTVAIETLKGTKFIREVLFVPDVSQNLLSVGQLLENGFKLFFESNHCLIKNSKDEDIFRVRMKGKSFALEPLQATFKSEVAGVFWNFKNWIEKQSGCKIQTLKSDNGKEYTSATFSKYYEEAGINHQLTAPYTPQQNGVSERKNRTVMEMARLPTKAVDGKTPFEAWYGYKPSLKNLKVFGCLCFTYVPQIKRDKLDKKAEAGIFVGYSSVSKAYRIFQPNTRKIQISRDVHFMEDAKWNWEGDQAGTIPNQDSKLIKLNGDGSINKHKARLIVKGYAQIPSVDFSDTFALVARIETIRLLLAIAAQKGWKVYQLDIKSAFLNGFLEEEIYVEQPDGFVIKEQENDVYLLKKALYGLKQAPRAWCSRIDQHLMQKQFGAYE, from the exons ATGAGACATCATCAAAAAATTTGCAAGAGCAAAGTTGTAACTCAAGATGATTCTCAGCAGAAAAACGTTGCTCATGTAGCTGATCATGAAGAGGAGGAACTATTTGTAGCCACTTGTCTTGCAGCAAATCATTCAAATGACAAATGGCTCATTGATAGTGCCTGCACCAATCATATGACGTTTGACAGGGATTTATTCAAGGATCTGGATACGTCGTTTATATCCAAGGTGAAGATTGGCAATGGAGAATATATCGCAGCGGAAGAAAAAGGCACAGTTGCAATAGAAACTTTGAAAGGTACAAAATTTATTCGAGAAGTATTATTTGTACCTGATGTTTCTCAAAATCTGCTCAGTGTTGGTCAGCTTCTTGAAAATGgcttcaaattattttttgagaGCAACCATTGCTTAATCAAAAATTCAAAAGATGAAGATATTTTTAGAGTGAGGATGAAAGGGAAAAGCTTTGCACTAGAACCCCTACAGGCAAC ATTCAAATCAGAAGTGGCTGGTGTGTTCTGGAACTTTAAGAACTGGATTGAAAAACAAAGTGGCTGCAAAATTCAGACTTTGAAGTCTGATAATGGGAAGGAGTATACGTCTGCAACATTCAGTAAGTATTATGAGGAGGCTGGAATTAATCATCAACTCACTGCTCCATATACTCCTCAGCAAAATGGAGTCAGTGAACGAAAAAATCGTACAGTAATGGAGATGGCCAG ACTTCCTACAAAAGCAGTTGATGGGAAGACACCTTTTGAAGCTTGGTATGGTTACAAAccttctttaaaaaatttaaaagtgttTGGCTGCCTGTGTTTCACTTATGTGCCTCAGATTAAAAGGGACAAGCTCGACAAAAAAGCTGAAGCTGGAATTTTCGTGGGATACAGCTCAGTTTCAAAGGCTTATAGAATTTTTCAACCTAATACGAGAAAAATTCAAATAAGCAGAGACGTGCATTTTATGGAAGATGCGAAATGGAATTGGGAAGGAGATCAGGCTGGAACCATTCCAAATCAAGATTCAAAATT AATAAAACTGAATGGTGATGGCTCTATAAACAAGCATAAAGCGCGGCTTATCGTGAAAGGGTATGCCCAAATCCCTAGTGTAGATTTTTCGGATACTTTTGCTCTTGTTGCCAGAATTGAAACAATCAGGTTGCTACTGGCCATTGCTGCTCAAAAGGGATGGAAAGTTTACCAGTTAGACATCAAATCAGCGTTTCTAAATGGTTTTCTTGAAGAGGAGATCTATGTTGAACAACCAGATGGGTTTGTCATAAAAGAGCAAGAAAATGATGTGTATCTGCTTAAAAAAGCGCTATACGGCCTGAAGCAGGCACCGCGAGCCTGGTGTAGCAGAATTGATCAGCACTTGATGCA GAAGCAATTTGGAGCTTATGAATGA
- the LOC110629065 gene encoding triacylglycerol lipase 2 isoform X1 — protein sequence MGNAITLIVLLIILCGSAYGRRSMPYPMKGLDVATAVAPSASDGICKTLVEIHGYPCEEHTVTTEDGFILGLQRIPAGASGGTPANKTPVLLQHGILMDGAVWVMLPTDKALAFLLADDGFDVWVANTRGTESSSLHSSLSPDDPAFWNWSWDELAGFDLPATFQYVHNQTGQQLHYVAHSLGTLTALGAFSKNQLVDKMRSAALLGPVAYLGQIPSPFAKAAGDVLLANTSFWLGVAEFDPIGAAAKTLVDDACKTPGVDCSDLLTAYTGPNCCLDRSVLGVFLDHGPQSTSTKNLIHQSQMIKAGTITMYDYNNGDENRKHYGQATPPVYNMTDIPNDVALFLGCGAKDYLSDTKDVQLLLDNLKDHVKDKLVVQTIENYAHLDFIFAENVKEAIYDPLIAFLKLH from the exons ATGGGTAATGCTATAACATTGATAGTTCTACTAATTATTTTATGTGGATCAGCATATGGAAGGAGATCAATGCCATATCCAATGAAAGGTCTGGATGTTGCGACTGCAGTGGCCCCATCTGCCAGTGATGGGATTTGCAAAACACTGGTGGAGATACATGGATATCCTTGTGAAGAACATACA GTAACTACAGAAGATGGATTTATCCTTGGCCTACAGAGAATTCCTGCGGGGgcatctggtgggactccagcaAACAAGACACCAGTTCTATTACAACATGGTATACTAATG GATGGAGCAGTGTGGGTGATGTTACCTACAGATAAAGCTTTGGCATTCCTCTTGGCAGATGATGGATTTGATGTGTGGGTTGCCAATACAAGAGGAACTGAATCTAGCAGTTTACACTCATCGCTTAGTCCAGATGATCCA GCTTTCTGGAATTGGTCATGGGATGAATTAGCAGGTTTTGATCTTCCTGCTACATTTCAGTATGTGCACAATCAAACTGGACAACAGCTGCACTATGTTGCTCATTCACTG GGAACTTTGACTGCTCTGGGTGCCTTTTCCAAAAATCAGTTGGTGGACAAGATGAGATCAGCTGCCTTGCTTGGACCTGTTGCCTACTTGGGTCAGATACCATCTCCTTTTGCAAAAGCAGCTGGTGATGTTTTACTTGCCAAT ACATCATTCTGGTTGGGTGTTGCCGAATTTGATCCAATTGG GGCCGCAGCCAAGACACTTGTCGATGATGCCTGCAAAACACCAGGTGTTGACTGCAGCGATTTGTTAACAGCCTACACAG GTCCCAACTGCTGCCTGGACAGATCCGTACTTGGTGTTTTCTTGGATCATGGGCCTCAGTCAACATCAACAAAGAACCTCATCCACCAGTCTCAGA TGATCAAAGCAGGAACCATAACAATGTATGATTACAACAATGGAGATGAAAACAGGAAACATTATGGACAGGCTACACCACCAGTGTATAATATGACAGACATTCCAAATGATGTTGCCCTCTTCCTTGGGTGTGGAGCAAAGGATTATCTTTCTGATACCAAAGATGTGCAGCTATTGCTGGATAATCTCAAAGATCATGTTAAAGATAAACTGGTGGTTCAGACCATTGAAAATTATGCTCATTTAGATTTCATTTTTGCTGAAAATGTTAAGGAAGCTATATATGATCCTCTTATTGCTTTCTTGAAACTTCATTGA
- the LOC110629179 gene encoding triacylglycerol lipase 2 → MDKSLTLIIITISTLFCGSAAGNRAKLFSAKSHGSIAASVPTSTDGICKSMVEKHNYVCEEHKVTTQDGFILSLQRIPVGRSGESPGNRVPVLLQHGLLMDGITWLLLPPELSLAFLLADNGFDVWIANTRGTKYSRGHVSLGPYDPAYWDWSWDELVAYDLPATYKYVHVQTGQKLHYVGHSLGTLISLASFSKDQLLNMLRSAALLCPIAYVGQMTSPLARNSAQNFLAETLYRWGILEFDPRGEAVIKFLKDICKKTGIDCTNLLTSFTGQNCCLNSSIVDVFLDHEPQSTATKNMIHLSQMIREGTITMYNYNNEDENRKHYGQPTPPVYKMKNIPKHLPIFLSYGGADALSDVNDVQRLLDSLKDHDGDKLVIQYRADYAHADYVMAENAKQDVYEPLIAFMKLQ, encoded by the exons ATGGACAAAAGCTTaaccttaataataataactatatCTACACTTTTCTGTGGGTCAGCAGCTGGAAATAGAGCAAAGTTGTTTTCAGCAAAAAGTCACGGGAGCATAGCTGCATCGGTCCCAACAAGCACTGATGGCATCTGCAAATCAATGGTTGAGAAGCACAACTATGTCTGTGAAGAGCATAAG GTCACAACACAAGATGGTTTTATTCTCAGTTTGCAGAGAATCCCAGTTGGGCGCTCTGGGGAGTCTCCAGGAAACAGAGTACCTGTTCTGTTGCAGCACGGGCTACTCATG GATGGAATAACCTGGCTGCTATTACCACCAGAACTATCTTTAGCTTTCCTCTTGGCTGATAATGGTTTTGATGTGTGGATAGCTAACACTCGAGGAACGAAATATAGCCGTGGGCATGTATCACTTGGCCCATATGATCCT GCCTATTGGGATTGGTCATGGGACGAACTGGTAGCTTATGATCTTCCTGCTACATATAAGTATGTGCATGTTCAAACTGGACAAAAACTGCACTATGTTGGGCATTCACTG GGAACTTTGATTTCTCTGGCTTCCTTTTCAAAGGATCAATTACTTAACATGTTGAGATCAGCTGCCTTACTTTGCCCAATTGCATATGTTGGTCAGATGACTTCTCCACTTGCAAGAAATTCTGCTCAGAACTTCCTTGCTGAG ACTCTATACCGGTGGGGTATTCTCGAATTTGATCCAAGAGG GGAAGCAGTAATCAAATTTCTTAAGGACATATGCAAAAAAACGGGTATTGATTGCACCAACTTGTTGACTTCATTTACAG GCCAGAATTGCTGCCTGAATTCCTCCATTGTAGATGTCTTCCTAGACCATGAGCCTCAATCGACAGCTACAAAGAACATGATCCATCTGTCTCAGA TGATTAGAGAAGGAACAATAACAATGTACAATTACAATAATGAAGATGAGAACAGAAAACACTATGGGCAGCCAACTCCTCCCGTGTACAAAATGAAAAACATTCCCAAACACCTTCCTATCTTCCTCAGCTATGGAGGGGCAGATGCACTTTCTGATGTTAACGACGTACAACGCTTGCTCGATAGCCTAAAGGATCATGATGGAGATAAGCTTGTAATTCAGTACAGAGCTGATTATGCTCATGCAGATTATGTTATGGCTGAGAATGCTAAGCAAGATGTATATGAGCCTCTCATTGCTTTCATGAAACTTCAGTAA
- the LOC110629180 gene encoding uncharacterized protein LOC110629180: MDASSAEIPFNAIALPVFNGKNYQVWAIRMEAYLDANDLWEAVEEDYQVLPLSENPTVAQMKSFKERKARKSKAKNCLFAAVSSSIFTKIMSLETTFDIWNYLKKEYEGNQKIKGMQVLNLVREFEMQRMKESETVKEYSDRLLNIVNKVRLFGSNFDDTRIIQKILVTVPERFEATITSLENTKDLSKIGLAELIHALQAQE, translated from the coding sequence ATGGATGCTTCAAGTGCTGAAATTCCTTTCAATGCCATTGCACTTCCTGTGTTCAATGGGAAAAACTATCAAGTTTGGGCAATCAGAATGGAGGCTTACCTGGATGCAAATGATCTCTGGGAAGCTGTTGAGGAAGACTACCAAGTGCTTCCATTATCTGAAAATCCTACAGTAGCTCAAATGAAGAGTTTCAAAGAAAGGAAAGCAAGAAAGTCCAAAGCCAAAAACTGCTTGTTTGCTGCAGTTTCATCCTCAATTTTCACCAAAATCATGTCCTTGGAAACAACCTTTGATATATGGAATTATCTCAAGAAGGAGTACGAAGGAAATCAGAAGATCAAAGGAATGCAAGTGCTGAACTTGGTTAGAGAATTTGAGATGCAAAGAATGAAGGAATCTGAAACTGTCAAAGAGTATTCAGATAGACTTCTCAATATTGTAAACAAGGTACGGTTATTTGGTTCTAACTTTGATGATACAagaataattcaaaaaattctTGTTACCGTCCCTGAAAGATTTGAAGCTACCATTACTTCTTTGGAAAATACCAAGGATCTGTCAAAGAttggcttggcagaattgaTACATGCGTTGCAGGCTCAAGAATAG
- the LOC110629065 gene encoding triacylglycerol lipase 2 isoform X2 yields MYRFRSKGTSLFGSLAIPHLKKKALNSWSAVQDSYFSTKDLFERHRVVFTVGTSLASVATAWIGYSLRHLHDSKVDQRLESIENAMKSNYHLKHAEVKKLVDPGSSSVASCIATAGMTFILGYGFGWRGGRWYANRQYRKEQMKLLGQIKPQRWQLLARVTTEDGFILGLQRIPAGASGGTPANKTPVLLQHGILMDGAVWVMLPTDKALAFLLADDGFDVWVANTRGTESSSLHSSLSPDDPAFWNWSWDELAGFDLPATFQYVHNQTGQQLHYVAHSLGTLTALGAFSKNQLVDKMRSAALLGPVAYLGQIPSPFAKAAGDVLLANTSFWLGVAEFDPIGAAAKTLVDDACKTPGVDCSDLLTAYTGPNCCLDRSVLGVFLDHGPQSTSTKNLIHQSQMIKAGTITMYDYNNGDENRKHYGQATPPVYNMTDIPNDVALFLGCGAKDYLSDTKDVQLLLDNLKDHVKDKLVVQTIENYAHLDFIFAENVKEAIYDPLIAFLKLH; encoded by the exons ATGTATCGATTTAGAAGCAAAGGGACCTCACTCTTTGGTTCCTTGGCAATCCCCCATTTGAAGAAGAAAGCTCTTAATTCATGGTCTGCTGTTCAGGACTCCTATTTTTCTACCAAG GACTTATTTGAGAGGCATAGGGTGGTTTTTACGGTCGGAACTTCTTTAGCGTCGGTTGCTACAGCATGGATTG GGTATTCCTTACGTCATCTTCATGATTCAAAAGTTGATCAAAGACTCGAATCAATTGAAAATGCT ATGAAAAGCAATTATCATCTTAAACATGCTGAAGTTAAGAAGCTTGTGGATCCAGGGAGTTCCAGTGTTGCTTCCTGCATTGCTACTGCTGGGATGACGTTTATTCTTGG GTATGGCTTCGGTTGGCGAGGTGGAAGATGGTATGCAAATAGGCAGTACAGAAAGGAACAGATGAAATTGCTAGGGCAGATAAAGCCTCAAAGATGGCAGTTGCTGGCACG GGTAACTACAGAAGATGGATTTATCCTTGGCCTACAGAGAATTCCTGCGGGGgcatctggtgggactccagcaAACAAGACACCAGTTCTATTACAACATGGTATACTAATG GATGGAGCAGTGTGGGTGATGTTACCTACAGATAAAGCTTTGGCATTCCTCTTGGCAGATGATGGATTTGATGTGTGGGTTGCCAATACAAGAGGAACTGAATCTAGCAGTTTACACTCATCGCTTAGTCCAGATGATCCA GCTTTCTGGAATTGGTCATGGGATGAATTAGCAGGTTTTGATCTTCCTGCTACATTTCAGTATGTGCACAATCAAACTGGACAACAGCTGCACTATGTTGCTCATTCACTG GGAACTTTGACTGCTCTGGGTGCCTTTTCCAAAAATCAGTTGGTGGACAAGATGAGATCAGCTGCCTTGCTTGGACCTGTTGCCTACTTGGGTCAGATACCATCTCCTTTTGCAAAAGCAGCTGGTGATGTTTTACTTGCCAAT ACATCATTCTGGTTGGGTGTTGCCGAATTTGATCCAATTGG GGCCGCAGCCAAGACACTTGTCGATGATGCCTGCAAAACACCAGGTGTTGACTGCAGCGATTTGTTAACAGCCTACACAG GTCCCAACTGCTGCCTGGACAGATCCGTACTTGGTGTTTTCTTGGATCATGGGCCTCAGTCAACATCAACAAAGAACCTCATCCACCAGTCTCAGA TGATCAAAGCAGGAACCATAACAATGTATGATTACAACAATGGAGATGAAAACAGGAAACATTATGGACAGGCTACACCACCAGTGTATAATATGACAGACATTCCAAATGATGTTGCCCTCTTCCTTGGGTGTGGAGCAAAGGATTATCTTTCTGATACCAAAGATGTGCAGCTATTGCTGGATAATCTCAAAGATCATGTTAAAGATAAACTGGTGGTTCAGACCATTGAAAATTATGCTCATTTAGATTTCATTTTTGCTGAAAATGTTAAGGAAGCTATATATGATCCTCTTATTGCTTTCTTGAAACTTCATTGA